A genomic window from Variovorax paradoxus includes:
- a CDS encoding sigma-70 family RNA polymerase sigma factor yields MERNTVGSRTNPGDAEAALRSLFLRGLDGDAKAYRDFLQRLSAHLRAFLGKRLFGWPDEVEDLVQECLLAMHNQRHTYQSDQPLTAWVHAIARYKMIDLLRAKSVREDLHDPLDDDLAVFAESAEEASDAKRDLGGLLETLPERQRLPIVHVKIEGLSVAETASLTGMSESAVKVGIHRGLKALAARFGNSWGGAA; encoded by the coding sequence ATGGAACGAAACACCGTAGGCAGCAGGACGAACCCAGGCGACGCGGAAGCGGCGCTGCGCAGCCTGTTCCTTCGCGGCCTCGACGGCGACGCGAAGGCCTACCGCGACTTCCTGCAGCGACTCAGCGCGCACCTGCGCGCCTTTCTGGGCAAGCGCCTCTTTGGCTGGCCCGATGAAGTGGAAGACCTCGTCCAGGAATGCCTGCTCGCCATGCACAACCAGCGCCACACCTACCAGAGCGACCAGCCGCTGACGGCATGGGTGCATGCGATTGCGCGCTACAAGATGATCGATCTGCTGCGCGCCAAGTCGGTCCGCGAAGACCTGCATGACCCGCTGGACGACGACCTGGCCGTGTTCGCCGAATCGGCCGAAGAGGCCAGCGATGCGAAGCGCGACCTCGGAGGCCTGCTCGAAACCTTGCCCGAGCGCCAGCGGTTGCCGATCGTGCACGTGAAGATCGAAGGCCTGTCGGTTGCCGAGACCGCGAGCCTGACGGGCATGTCGGAGTCGGCGGTCAAGGTCGGCATTCACCGGGGGCTCAAGGCGCTGGCCGCCCGGTTCGGCAACAGCTGGGGAGGTGCGGCATGA
- a CDS encoding DUF853 domain-containing protein: protein MADPLLIARHDIIECSLLPGLANRHGLITGATGTGKTVTLQTIAEKLSAIGVPVFMADVKGDLTGISQKGAIGGKLATTLKERGIEVPEPSACPVTVWDVFGEQGHPVRATVSDMGPLLLGRMLDVNETQAGVLNLVFKIADDNGLLLLDLKDLRAMLQYVGENSSQFTTQYGNISAASVGAIQRGLLQIETQGGDKFFGEPMLNIADFMQTVGGKGVVNILAADKLMNSPRLYATFLLWMLSELFEQLPEIGDPEQPKLAFFFDEAHLLFNEAPKALVERIELVVRLVRSKGVGVYFVTQNPLDIPDTVLAQLGNRVQHALRAFTPRDQKAVKAAASTMRQKPGLDIETAITELAVGEALVSFLDEKGRPSVTERVFVLPPGSQLGPITPDQRKALIAGSLVAGVYEKTVDRESAYEKLKGRADSAPDAPTATVPGGKDAAASSGSGMGGVLNDMLFGTTGPRGAKHDGLVQTMAKSAVRTMGTSVGKEILRGVLGGIFGSKKR from the coding sequence ATGGCCGACCCACTTCTGATCGCACGGCACGACATCATCGAGTGCAGTCTTCTCCCCGGCCTGGCCAACCGCCATGGCCTGATCACCGGCGCCACCGGCACCGGCAAGACAGTCACCCTGCAGACCATCGCCGAAAAGCTCTCCGCCATCGGCGTGCCGGTGTTCATGGCCGACGTCAAGGGCGACCTGACCGGTATCAGTCAAAAGGGTGCCATCGGCGGCAAACTGGCCACCACCCTGAAGGAACGCGGCATCGAGGTACCCGAGCCCTCCGCCTGCCCCGTCACGGTGTGGGACGTGTTTGGCGAACAGGGCCACCCGGTGCGCGCCACCGTCTCCGACATGGGGCCTCTGCTGCTGGGCCGCATGCTCGACGTGAACGAAACGCAGGCCGGCGTGCTGAACCTCGTGTTCAAGATCGCCGACGACAACGGCCTGCTGCTGCTCGACCTGAAGGACCTGCGCGCCATGCTGCAGTACGTGGGCGAAAACAGCAGCCAGTTCACCACCCAGTACGGCAACATCAGCGCCGCCAGCGTGGGCGCCATCCAGCGCGGCCTGTTGCAGATCGAAACCCAGGGCGGCGACAAGTTCTTCGGCGAGCCGATGCTCAACATCGCCGACTTCATGCAGACCGTGGGCGGCAAGGGGGTCGTCAACATCCTCGCGGCCGACAAGCTCATGAACTCGCCGCGCCTGTACGCCACCTTCCTGCTGTGGATGCTGTCGGAGCTGTTCGAGCAGCTGCCCGAAATCGGCGACCCCGAGCAGCCCAAGCTGGCCTTCTTCTTCGACGAGGCCCACCTGCTGTTCAACGAGGCGCCCAAGGCGCTGGTGGAACGCATCGAGCTGGTGGTGCGGCTGGTGCGCTCCAAGGGCGTGGGCGTGTATTTCGTTACGCAGAACCCGCTGGACATCCCTGACACGGTGCTGGCCCAGTTGGGCAACCGCGTACAGCACGCGCTGCGCGCCTTCACGCCGCGCGACCAGAAGGCCGTGAAGGCGGCTGCCAGCACCATGCGCCAGAAGCCGGGCCTCGATATCGAGACCGCCATCACCGAGCTTGCGGTCGGCGAGGCGCTGGTGAGCTTCCTCGACGAAAAGGGCCGCCCGAGCGTGACCGAGCGCGTGTTCGTGCTGCCGCCCGGCAGCCAACTCGGCCCCATCACGCCCGACCAGCGCAAGGCACTGATCGCCGGCTCGCTGGTCGCCGGCGTCTACGAGAAGACGGTGGACCGCGAATCGGCCTACGAAAAGCTCAAGGGCCGCGCCGACAGCGCACCCGACGCACCGACCGCGACAGTGCCCGGCGGCAAGGATGCAGCGGCATCGTCGGGTTCCGGCATGGGCGGCGTCCTCAACGACATGCTCTTCGGCACCACCGGCCCGCGCGGCGCGAAGCACGACGGGCTGGTGCAGACCATGGCCAAGTCGGCGGTGCGCACCATGGGTACGTCTGTTGGCAAGGAAATCCTGCGCGGGGTGCTCGGCGGGATCTTCGGCTCCAAGAAGCGCTGA
- a CDS encoding acyl-CoA synthetase, producing the protein MKHTDVEARAVKEATRAGQAAPKGESGDWARAPERSNMLALRFIVLMALVCGRHVTRLLLPPIALYFLLFAPAQRRHIKRYLFRAIGPQAGWVDGFRLLHAFASTVLDRVYFLRGRLDLFKVSIEGNAPIDAEIARGRGAFLLGAHIGSFEALGACKQQTHQHNLRLAMLMYPDNAQRITAILNTIAVPELRPHVIALGRPHSMLALRDWLDGGGLGGMLADRTLPGSEEQPAHQRGNNIVLPFLGQPAVFNDGPFRLAALLRRKVFFMAGLYGGGARYDVRFDPLADFGEPVCSPAEREARIRAAVEAYVARLEALCRAYPYNWFNFHDFWLEDAA; encoded by the coding sequence ATGAAGCACACCGACGTCGAGGCGCGCGCCGTGAAAGAGGCAACCCGGGCAGGGCAGGCAGCACCGAAAGGCGAAAGCGGCGACTGGGCCCGTGCGCCCGAGCGCAGCAACATGCTTGCGCTGCGGTTCATCGTCCTGATGGCGCTTGTGTGCGGACGTCACGTCACGCGCCTGCTGCTGCCGCCCATCGCGCTCTACTTCCTGCTGTTCGCGCCGGCGCAGCGCCGGCACATCAAGCGCTACCTGTTCCGGGCCATCGGTCCGCAGGCGGGTTGGGTCGACGGCTTCCGCCTGCTGCACGCCTTTGCCTCGACGGTGCTCGACCGCGTGTACTTTCTGCGCGGGCGCCTGGACCTGTTCAAGGTCAGCATCGAAGGCAATGCCCCGATCGATGCCGAGATCGCGCGGGGGCGGGGCGCCTTCCTGCTCGGCGCCCACATCGGCAGCTTCGAGGCGCTGGGCGCCTGCAAGCAGCAGACGCACCAGCACAACCTGCGCCTGGCGATGCTGATGTACCCGGACAACGCGCAGCGCATCACGGCCATCCTCAACACCATTGCCGTGCCCGAATTGCGGCCGCACGTCATCGCGCTGGGCCGGCCGCATTCGATGCTGGCCCTGCGCGACTGGCTCGACGGCGGCGGCCTGGGCGGCATGCTGGCCGACCGCACACTGCCGGGCAGCGAAGAGCAGCCCGCGCACCAGCGCGGCAACAACATCGTGCTGCCGTTTCTCGGGCAGCCCGCGGTTTTCAACGATGGTCCCTTCCGGCTTGCGGCCTTGCTGCGCCGCAAGGTGTTTTTCATGGCCGGGCTCTACGGCGGCGGTGCTCGCTACGATGTTCGGTTCGACCCGCTGGCCGACTTCGGCGAGCCGGTTTGCAGCCCCGCGGAGCGCGAAGCGCGTATTCGCGCGGCCGTCGAAGCCTATGTGGCGCGCCTTGAAGCGCTGTGCCGCGCATACCCCTACAACTGGTTCAATTTCCATGATTTCTGGCTCGAAGATGCGGCTTGA
- a CDS encoding AMP-binding protein, whose product MTTDTRFLPLLTDRDPDSILAWRAGVPVSTRQFLADVARFAPELPGEGSAVNLCVDRYAFAVSLGAALVRGHASLLPPDARPDTLARLLESGGPRLFALTDDLKQQTPGMQRVLVENSQNRASSEGPVPQIDAAMHAASLLTSGSTGVPQPHAKTWGTLVGDVAVAVKRLCRVLECPTLEGLTLVATVPVQHSYGLESSVLLAMLGGAAFESGRPFFPADVAKTLASVPRPRALVTTPFHLKTLLLSGIELPPVDLILSATAPLSPQLAQQAEQAMGGVLLEIYGSTESGQVATRRTTDNEIWETFGEIRVHAEPSADGGPERFIFSGDFIPEPTPMADVLELLDERRFRLFGRANDLIHVAGRRSSLAHLNFHLNSIPGVDDGAFWLPDEVADGVVRPVAFVVAPTLSGGDIIAALRQRLEPVFVPRRVVQVKAFPREGTGKLTVRALREFALAQLAEDDTPVQMAHVVPADHPVFAGHFPGQPLLPGALVLAEVMEAIRRVPALMARLGANPTLAAAKFLAPVRPGAALSIELHPEAGPGRGVRFDVRCDGVVAVTGRWTAVQESA is encoded by the coding sequence GTGACGACAGATACCCGTTTCCTGCCACTGCTCACCGACCGAGACCCAGATTCCATCCTGGCCTGGCGCGCCGGCGTGCCGGTGAGCACGCGGCAGTTCCTGGCCGACGTGGCCCGCTTCGCGCCCGAACTTCCGGGTGAGGGCTCTGCCGTCAATCTCTGCGTAGACCGCTATGCCTTTGCCGTAAGCCTGGGCGCGGCGCTGGTGCGCGGCCATGCCAGCCTGCTGCCGCCCGACGCGCGGCCTGACACGCTCGCGCGCCTGCTCGAATCCGGCGGTCCGCGTCTTTTTGCGCTCACCGACGATCTGAAGCAGCAAACGCCCGGCATGCAGCGCGTGCTGGTCGAAAACAGCCAAAACCGCGCGAGTTCTGAGGGCCCCGTGCCGCAGATCGACGCAGCCATGCACGCCGCAAGCCTGCTGACCTCTGGCTCGACCGGCGTGCCGCAGCCGCACGCCAAGACCTGGGGCACGCTGGTGGGCGACGTGGCGGTGGCCGTGAAGCGGCTGTGCCGGGTGCTCGAGTGCCCCACGCTGGAAGGCCTGACGTTGGTCGCGACCGTGCCGGTGCAGCACAGCTACGGGCTCGAGTCATCGGTGCTGCTGGCAATGCTGGGGGGCGCGGCCTTCGAAAGCGGCCGGCCGTTTTTCCCGGCCGATGTGGCGAAGACGCTTGCCTCGGTGCCGCGCCCCCGCGCGCTGGTGACCACGCCGTTCCATCTCAAGACATTGCTGCTCTCGGGCATCGAGCTGCCGCCGGTCGACCTGATCCTGTCGGCCACCGCGCCGCTGTCGCCGCAGCTTGCGCAGCAGGCCGAGCAGGCCATGGGCGGCGTGCTGCTCGAAATCTACGGCAGCACCGAGTCGGGCCAGGTCGCCACGCGCCGCACCACCGACAACGAGATCTGGGAAACCTTCGGCGAAATCCGCGTGCACGCCGAGCCCTCGGCGGACGGTGGCCCCGAGCGCTTCATCTTCAGCGGCGACTTCATACCCGAGCCCACGCCGATGGCAGACGTGCTCGAACTGCTGGACGAGCGCCGCTTCCGCCTGTTCGGCCGGGCCAACGACCTGATTCACGTGGCGGGCCGACGCAGTTCGCTCGCGCACCTGAACTTTCACCTCAACAGCATTCCCGGCGTGGACGACGGCGCCTTCTGGCTGCCCGACGAGGTAGCCGACGGCGTCGTGCGGCCGGTGGCTTTCGTGGTGGCGCCCACGCTTTCGGGGGGCGACATCATCGCGGCCCTGCGGCAGCGGCTCGAACCCGTGTTCGTGCCGCGCCGCGTGGTGCAGGTCAAGGCCTTCCCGCGCGAAGGCACGGGCAAGCTCACCGTGCGGGCGCTGCGCGAATTTGCGCTGGCGCAGCTCGCGGAAGACGACACACCGGTGCAGATGGCTCACGTGGTGCCGGCCGATCACCCGGTCTTTGCCGGTCATTTCCCGGGGCAGCCGCTGCTGCCGGGTGCGCTGGTGCTGGCGGAGGTCATGGAGGCCATTCGCCGCGTGCCGGCTCTGATGGCGCGGCTGGGGGCCAACCCCACGCTTGCGGCAGCCAAGTTCCTGGCGCCGGTGCGGCCTGGCGCCGCGCTGTCCATCGAGCTGCATCCGGAAGCCGGGCCCGGTCGCGGCGTGCGTTTCGACGTGCGTTGCGACGGCGTGGTGGCTGTCACGGGCCGCTGGACAGCCGTGCAAGAGTCCGCGTGA
- a CDS encoding GTP cyclohydrolase II, producing the protein MSADSTTIPSVPGGVTPLPPLHPSSSTGHIRLTSHAGGFGALPIHWGAATATERGPVVGTTTKRAHRNVIGTHSGSYSVYRALAVAAGALKREHKADLTNTAPTDVIGPYPQWSEPGRIVSLDPWGALVADVFSTELAAGYDIRPTIAITKAHVILPEVIEALQSGRLKADGHFLTTGGAAMVTKAAIEPVWYLPEVARRFGCSETDLRRTLFEETGGMYPELVTRSDLEVFLPPIGGQTLYIFGNPRDLANPEVELTARIHDECNGSDVFGSDICTCRPYLTHAIEECIQGAQRGGVGLIAYSRKEGRALGEVTKFLVYNARKRQVGGDTADQYFARTECVAGVQDMRFQELMPDVFHWLGIKKIHRLVSMSNMKFDAITGSGIEIGERVNIPDALIPADARVEMDAKMAAGYFTPGPVPDAEELKKAKGRGLSE; encoded by the coding sequence ATGTCTGCAGACAGCACAACGATCCCTTCCGTCCCGGGCGGCGTCACGCCCCTCCCCCCACTCCATCCCTCGTCGTCGACCGGCCACATCCGTCTGACTTCGCACGCCGGCGGCTTCGGTGCGCTGCCCATTCACTGGGGCGCGGCCACGGCAACCGAGCGCGGGCCGGTGGTCGGCACCACCACCAAGCGGGCGCATCGCAACGTGATCGGCACGCACAGTGGCTCCTACAGCGTGTACCGCGCACTGGCTGTAGCGGCCGGGGCACTCAAGCGCGAGCACAAGGCAGACCTCACCAACACCGCGCCCACCGACGTGATCGGGCCCTACCCGCAGTGGAGCGAGCCGGGGCGCATCGTGTCGCTGGACCCGTGGGGCGCGCTGGTGGCGGATGTGTTCTCCACCGAGCTGGCGGCGGGCTACGACATCCGCCCGACCATCGCGATCACCAAGGCGCATGTGATCCTGCCGGAAGTCATCGAAGCCCTGCAGAGCGGCCGCCTGAAGGCCGACGGCCATTTCCTCACCACTGGCGGTGCCGCGATGGTGACCAAGGCCGCCATCGAACCCGTGTGGTACCTGCCCGAGGTGGCGCGCCGCTTCGGCTGCTCCGAAACCGACCTGCGCCGCACGCTGTTCGAGGAGACCGGCGGCATGTACCCCGAGCTGGTCACGCGCTCCGACCTCGAAGTGTTCCTGCCGCCCATCGGCGGGCAAACGCTCTACATCTTCGGCAACCCGCGTGACCTGGCCAACCCCGAGGTCGAGCTCACCGCGCGCATCCACGACGAGTGCAACGGCTCGGACGTGTTCGGCTCCGACATCTGCACCTGCCGGCCCTACCTCACGCACGCCATCGAGGAGTGCATTCAGGGCGCGCAGCGCGGCGGCGTCGGCCTCATCGCGTACTCGCGCAAGGAAGGCCGCGCGCTCGGCGAAGTCACCAAGTTCCTGGTCTACAACGCGCGCAAGCGCCAGGTGGGCGGCGACACGGCCGACCAGTATTTCGCGCGCACCGAGTGCGTGGCCGGCGTGCAGGACATGCGCTTCCAGGAGCTGATGCCCGACGTCTTCCACTGGCTGGGCATCAAGAAGATCCATCGGCTCGTGTCGATGAGCAACATGAAGTTCGATGCGATCACCGGCTCGGGCATCGAGATCGGCGAGCGCGTGAACATTCCCGACGCGCTGATTCCGGCCGACGCCCGCGTCGAGATGGACGCCAAGATGGCCGCCGGCTATTTCACGCCCGGCCCGGTGCCGGACGCAGAAGAACTGAAGAAGGCCAAGGGCCGGGGATTGAGCGAATGA
- a CDS encoding DUF6351 family protein codes for MRDIYRAGLRILGLCVLASLINCGGDGGGGSGFVPIVPPSGNAPPATNPPAPVVGELKIRTLSNRADMISDGDAYVEIVLPEGKSALDLAVDLDGKDVSSAFALRANGRVLGTVTGLRVGSNTLTATLKSSKTGAKLAIENFGRGGNIFAGTPIQPWVCATKAGTVATVTVPGTGLSATVTTQVSGLDADPVDADCNAPTVYTYYYQPKAKEGTDCGQQPFGPYACFVQYDPAKRPKDADIANFTTDRGDTVKALLRVELGTMGRSEYQVAVYFDPAKPWTPWEPQKGWNGKVLWKMGASASGNRFQQNPGTALFDDNALRAGYMTVNSQLTNHNDNNNEFLATENIMMVKEHIVDTYGEIRFTMSDGGSGGSMMQTVPASVMPGLLDGLQTGYSYPDAVTTWIETRDCGNLWRYYGTGPGAGLSPAARAAIEGHPTADYCTSWVYSFLAPQNPVLATNCGPGFPAALVYDPVLRPDGVRCTIHDVMTSILGTADLNGRTVPNLPYDNTGVQYGLKALRSGAITPEEFVALNEGVGSWDADMVWSGDKAVTPAARARAQPGAMTALYRSGLVSYAKNLAKVPIIDLRPELGADIHMAWRTFEQRARLDAGNGGHDNHVVLASAAGTGVALTRQAFLMMDRWLSAIETDKSQGAKEAKVVKNKPSDAIDLCLATAGTTNAELVDIGFTSAACPVKPYESVRIVSGGPLSEDVFKCQLKPIDFASADYAGIGFTGGQQVRLQATFPDGVCDWSKPGVGQVPWTPTTFRNGPGGQDMPAAPASVAF; via the coding sequence ATGCGAGACATCTATCGAGCAGGGCTCAGGATACTGGGCCTGTGTGTATTGGCTTCCCTCATCAACTGCGGCGGCGACGGGGGAGGCGGCAGCGGCTTCGTGCCGATCGTCCCGCCATCGGGCAACGCGCCGCCCGCGACCAACCCACCCGCGCCGGTAGTCGGCGAACTGAAGATCCGCACGCTGTCGAACCGCGCCGACATGATCAGCGACGGCGATGCCTACGTCGAGATCGTGCTGCCGGAGGGCAAGAGCGCGCTCGACCTCGCCGTGGACCTCGACGGCAAGGACGTGTCCTCGGCGTTCGCCTTGCGCGCCAACGGCCGCGTGCTCGGCACGGTCACCGGGCTTCGCGTGGGCAGCAACACGCTCACCGCCACGCTCAAGTCCAGCAAGACGGGCGCCAAGCTGGCCATCGAGAACTTCGGCCGCGGCGGCAACATCTTCGCGGGCACGCCGATCCAGCCCTGGGTCTGCGCCACGAAGGCCGGCACGGTCGCGACGGTGACTGTGCCCGGCACCGGCCTCTCGGCCACCGTGACGACGCAGGTGAGCGGGCTCGACGCCGACCCCGTCGATGCCGATTGCAATGCGCCCACCGTCTACACCTATTACTACCAGCCCAAGGCCAAGGAAGGCACCGACTGCGGCCAGCAGCCGTTCGGCCCCTACGCCTGCTTCGTGCAGTACGACCCGGCCAAGCGCCCGAAGGATGCCGACATCGCGAACTTCACCACCGACCGTGGCGACACCGTGAAGGCCCTGCTGCGGGTGGAGCTAGGCACGATGGGCCGCAGCGAATACCAGGTGGCGGTGTACTTCGACCCGGCCAAGCCCTGGACGCCCTGGGAGCCGCAGAAGGGCTGGAACGGCAAGGTGCTCTGGAAGATGGGCGCCTCGGCCTCGGGCAACCGCTTCCAGCAGAACCCGGGCACCGCGCTCTTCGACGACAACGCGCTGCGGGCCGGCTACATGACGGTCAATTCGCAGCTGACCAACCACAACGACAACAACAACGAATTCCTGGCGACCGAGAACATCATGATGGTCAAGGAGCACATCGTCGATACCTACGGCGAGATCCGCTTCACCATGTCCGACGGCGGCTCGGGCGGCTCGATGATGCAGACCGTGCCGGCTTCGGTGATGCCCGGCCTGCTCGACGGCTTGCAGACAGGCTACAGCTACCCCGATGCGGTGACGACCTGGATCGAGACGCGCGACTGCGGCAACCTCTGGCGCTACTACGGCACCGGCCCGGGCGCGGGCCTGTCGCCCGCAGCGAGGGCGGCGATCGAGGGCCATCCGACAGCCGACTACTGCACCAGCTGGGTCTATTCCTTCCTGGCGCCGCAGAACCCCGTGCTGGCCACCAACTGCGGACCGGGCTTTCCGGCCGCGCTCGTGTACGACCCGGTGCTGCGGCCCGACGGCGTGCGCTGCACGATCCACGACGTGATGACTTCGATCCTCGGCACCGCTGACCTCAACGGCCGCACCGTGCCCAACCTGCCGTACGACAACACCGGCGTGCAGTACGGGTTGAAGGCCTTGCGCTCCGGCGCCATCACGCCGGAAGAGTTCGTCGCGCTCAACGAAGGCGTCGGCAGCTGGGACGCCGACATGGTCTGGTCGGGCGACAAGGCCGTCACGCCCGCCGCACGCGCCAGGGCGCAGCCGGGCGCGATGACAGCGCTCTACCGCAGCGGCCTGGTCAGCTACGCGAAGAACCTCGCGAAGGTGCCGATCATCGACCTGCGGCCCGAGCTCGGCGCCGACATCCATATGGCGTGGCGCACCTTCGAGCAGCGCGCGCGCCTGGACGCGGGCAACGGCGGGCACGACAACCATGTGGTTCTGGCGAGTGCGGCCGGCACGGGCGTCGCGCTGACCAGACAGGCCTTCCTGATGATGGACCGCTGGCTGAGCGCTATCGAGACCGACAAGTCGCAGGGCGCAAAGGAGGCGAAGGTCGTGAAGAACAAGCCCTCCGACGCGATCGATCTCTGCCTCGCGACCGCGGGCACGACCAACGCCGAGCTGGTGGACATCGGCTTCACGAGCGCCGCCTGCCCGGTGAAGCCGTACGAGTCGGTGCGCATCGTGTCAGGCGGTCCGCTGTCGGAGGACGTGTTCAAGTGCCAGCTGAAGCCGATCGACTTCGCATCGGCCGACTACGCCGGCATCGGCTTCACGGGCGGCCAGCAGGTTCGCCTGCAGGCCACCTTCCCCGATGGCGTGTGCGACTGGAGCAAGCCGGGCGTGGGGCAGGTGCCATGGACGCCGACCACCTTCCGCAACGGCCCCGGTGGGCAGGACATGCCGGCCGCGCCGGCCTCCGTGGCGTTCTGA
- a CDS encoding phosphopantetheine-binding protein → MSSTAQPPIPATGDASEQSPIEKELAVLLVNALNLEVAPEDIVPTDPLYGEGLGLDSIDILEVALEVSRRYGFQLRSDDERNQQIFQSLRTLATHVAEHRVAS, encoded by the coding sequence TTGTCATCGACTGCTCAGCCCCCCATTCCCGCCACTGGCGATGCCTCCGAACAGTCGCCGATCGAAAAAGAGCTGGCCGTGCTGCTCGTGAACGCGCTGAACCTCGAAGTGGCTCCCGAGGACATCGTGCCGACCGATCCGCTCTACGGCGAAGGCCTCGGGCTCGACTCGATCGACATCCTCGAAGTGGCGCTCGAAGTCTCGCGCCGCTATGGCTTCCAACTGCGTTCGGACGACGAACGCAACCAGCAGATTTTCCAGTCGCTGCGCACGCTCGCGACCCACGTCGCCGAGCATCGCGTGGCTTCCTGA
- a CDS encoding NrsF family protein has product MKTDDLVAMLASGEVAVPRRRASRRIWLAVLLGLPFSLLILFGEYGMRRDIVQAMFWPMFWVKVLFPLCIAAAGFVAVERLARPGVEPRRTWVGAVLPVLAVWVLAVIAWFTVPAEERMPSLMGQSWRVCALSIGLMALPVFAATMVALKGMAPTRPALAGAAAGALAGGIGAAVYALHCMELTAPFLAVWYVSGIAVPVLVGAVLGPRLLRW; this is encoded by the coding sequence ATGAAGACCGACGATCTCGTCGCGATGCTGGCGAGCGGCGAGGTGGCCGTGCCGCGCCGCCGTGCCAGCCGGCGCATCTGGCTGGCGGTGCTGCTGGGTTTGCCGTTCTCGCTCCTGATCCTGTTCGGCGAGTACGGCATGCGGCGCGACATCGTGCAGGCCATGTTCTGGCCGATGTTCTGGGTCAAGGTGCTGTTTCCCTTGTGCATCGCAGCGGCTGGCTTCGTGGCCGTGGAGCGGCTTGCGCGGCCGGGCGTCGAGCCGCGGCGCACCTGGGTGGGCGCGGTGCTGCCCGTGCTCGCGGTGTGGGTACTGGCGGTGATCGCCTGGTTCACCGTGCCGGCCGAGGAGCGCATGCCTTCGCTGATGGGGCAGTCATGGCGCGTCTGCGCGCTGAGCATCGGGCTGATGGCGCTGCCGGTGTTCGCGGCCACGATGGTGGCGCTCAAGGGGATGGCGCCCACGCGGCCGGCGCTGGCCGGGGCCGCGGCAGGGGCGCTTGCCGGGGGCATTGGCGCGGCGGTCTATGCGCTGCACTGCATGGAGCTGACCGCACCGTTCCTTGCGGTCTGGTATGTGAGCGGGATCGCGGTGCCGGTGCTGGTTGGTGCCGTGCTCGGGCCACGCCTGCTGCGCTGGTAG
- a CDS encoding COG4648 family protein, protein MSRWRIALLLVAGVAYAGLSHWMTLFHATEPWAVVVLLGPLWLAAMGLAASWFGRWGLAAVAVLGIGGFSLVFLGEAGDPNRLYVLQHVAINAALCGWFGSTLRGRGLPLITQFAQRVHPLKGHMLSYTTQLTRIWTGFFALTVLASILIYLTRPFSDWSLFANVLSPVMVTLLFVGEHFVRYRLHPEFERTRLVDAVRAFYGTSSVDTSPGGQ, encoded by the coding sequence ATGTCACGATGGCGAATAGCACTCCTGCTGGTGGCGGGCGTGGCGTATGCCGGCCTGTCCCACTGGATGACGCTGTTCCATGCCACGGAACCGTGGGCGGTCGTGGTGTTGCTCGGTCCGCTCTGGCTCGCGGCCATGGGCCTTGCCGCCAGCTGGTTCGGTCGCTGGGGCCTTGCCGCCGTGGCTGTTCTGGGTATCGGCGGGTTCTCGCTCGTCTTCCTGGGTGAGGCGGGCGATCCCAACCGCTTGTACGTGCTGCAGCACGTGGCCATCAACGCCGCGCTGTGCGGCTGGTTTGGCTCGACGCTGCGTGGCCGGGGCCTGCCGCTGATCACGCAGTTCGCGCAGCGGGTGCACCCGCTCAAGGGGCACATGCTGTCCTACACCACGCAGCTCACGCGCATCTGGACCGGCTTCTTTGCGCTGACGGTGCTGGCGTCGATCCTCATCTACCTGACCCGGCCGTTCTCCGACTGGTCGTTGTTCGCCAATGTGCTGTCGCCCGTGATGGTGACGCTGCTCTTCGTGGGCGAGCACTTTGTGCGCTACCGGCTGCATCCCGAATTCGAACGCACGCGCCTCGTGGATGCGGTGCGCGCGTTCTATGGCACATCGTCGGTGGACACCAGCCCCGGCGGCCAATGA
- a CDS encoding Crp/Fnr family transcriptional regulator, with protein MSTSKLPDKEVYEFWERCIWPRVLTQSERDVVYKALFTREHGPGEFVCQRNEIADSWIGVIRGFLRVQDTSADGKPVMFTGVAAGGWIGEGSLLKVEQRKYEIAATRPTTTLHLPRDTFAWLLDRSVPFNHFMLSHLNERLSQFIATVKFDRLLEPTARVARGIASLFHPVLYPNTDATLQISQEEIGWMVGVSRQRVNVALHELEAVRLIKTGYGYINVLDRQRLSRYPTNQPG; from the coding sequence ATGTCCACCAGCAAGCTGCCGGACAAGGAGGTCTACGAATTCTGGGAGCGCTGCATCTGGCCGCGCGTGCTGACCCAGAGCGAGCGCGACGTGGTCTACAAGGCGCTCTTCACGCGCGAGCACGGCCCGGGCGAATTCGTCTGCCAGCGCAACGAGATCGCCGACAGCTGGATCGGCGTGATCCGCGGCTTCCTCCGCGTGCAGGACACCTCGGCCGATGGCAAGCCGGTGATGTTCACCGGCGTGGCCGCTGGCGGCTGGATCGGCGAAGGCTCGCTGCTGAAGGTAGAGCAGCGCAAGTACGAGATTGCCGCGACCCGCCCCACCACCACGCTGCACCTGCCGCGCGACACCTTCGCGTGGCTGCTGGACCGCAGCGTCCCCTTCAATCACTTCATGCTGTCGCACCTGAACGAGCGGCTGAGCCAGTTCATCGCGACCGTGAAGTTCGACCGGCTGCTGGAGCCCACTGCCCGCGTGGCGCGCGGCATTGCGAGCCTCTTCCATCCGGTGCTCTACCCGAACACCGACGCCACGCTGCAGATCAGCCAGGAAGAAATCGGCTGGATGGTCGGCGTGTCGCGCCAGCGGGTGAACGTGGCGCTGCACGAGCTCGAAGCGGTCCGGCTCATCAAGACGGGCTACGGCTACATCAACGTGCTCGACAGGCAACGCCTGTCGAGATACCCGACCAATCAGCCCGGCTGA